atttatttaactaaTATAACATATGCTAATTAAAACTGACAAACTAATTAAATTCTTCTTCTTTTGGACTCTCATTTGGGACTGTTGAATTCCCAAATTAATTATTGGGCTTCAAGATTACCCAGAGTAATTATTGGGCTTCAAGATTACCCAGAGGGCTGGTCTTATATGTTAGTCTAAAGTATCGGTCTTTATCGTATGTTTGATTTTATGAAAGTTTATCAAATTATTAGGACAAAGTAATCTTGTTGTAACTTAATTTACCCATTTTTCAGTAAAATGTTCAAACACAAACCGTTAATTAGTTGGTGACAAAACATGCCAAAACCATGGTCTCGAGACCTTTATCATGTTAACTAGATAGCAAAAAGAAAGCCATTTACAACTAAAAACAATAGAAGTTTTATTGATTGATCGATTGTTAATCATCTCGGTTACATGTAAATAAGAAAACAGTTTTAGACCAAAAACTTGTTATATAATGAGCGTCATCATAAGTATAAAATTCACTCAAATATACGCAACTGTTCATCTGATCCTGAAAGTTACCGCGCAGAAATGGACATACGCCGTTAAAGGCTCACTCAGGGCTTAAAAGGAGCAAATGCAACCACTGAATTATGCCCACCAAATCCAAACGAATTAGAAATAGCTGCAGTAAGATATGAATACATTAGAAGTTAGAACCAGTAAAAAGACGATATCAAACAGTTTGATAATATATAATCCTCATTGCTTTCGAAACATACCAACGTTTACTTCGTGTTTCTTTTTGACATTCGGGACTGTGTCAATGTCAACCTGTGGCTCCAAGTTCTGCAAACACAATGAAAAAAAAGTTAGAAACCAACTTCATGATGAAAGCGTCAATAATGTGACTAAATGAGCCAGGGTCTTAGCCATTACATCTTGGTTAATTGTGGGGTGCAGCCAGCCAGTGTTGATTGCTTTTATGCATGCAATGGCTTCCAATCCACCTGCAGCTCCAAGACCGTGTCCAATCATCGACTATAACAAAAAAAAAGATTTCACTATtactcattaatattaattaaaatgttCGAGCTAACTTTTCTTTTAAAATTAAATTCAGAGAAAAGTGATATTTGAAGTTGGATATAGCAGTCATGCCTTTGTTCCGTTCATCTTGATCCCGGATGTATCCTTAAAGACTTTCTTGATTGCATTAACTTCTGCTAGATCACCAGCTAACGTTGATGTTGCGTGGCAATTCACATAATTAACCTATAAAACGTGCAAAAATGACCGATTATATATGACGTGTAACAAGTTAAGGATTATACCAAAGGGTCATTGGCCTAGCGGTGTTGAGGTGGCCCTTCCAACcaggaggttgagggttcgagtcctacTATTGACATGTTGTATACATTTCGTGGATTAATTCGTGATACTgatgtgtgtgagtttgccttaagAAAAGAGTTAAGGATTATGATTTAAGATGTTACCTCTTCGGGTGAAATACCGGAGTCTTCTAAACATTTGGTTATGCAAGATGAAACACCGAGCCCATCTTTGCGAGGATCTGTCATGTGATGAGCATCACAAGTTACTCCACCACCTAAGTATTCGGCAATTATATTGGCACCGCGATTTTGTGCATGCTCCAAGCTTTCCATAACCTTTTAAGAATCAGTTGTTAAGATTTGTTGGACTAGAAAAGTCTAACTTGTGAACGGGCCCAAATAACTTGTGAATGGGCCCAAACTCGCGGCCACCACAATTTTTTAAAATCAAAGTTGTGGATGGATCCAATCGAAGGTCATGTGAGGCCCAAATCCTGATACAATATAGAAAGTTGGTTGAAGGGGCAAAATGGGTGGGTCGGGTCAGGTCAGGTTTATGAGTAAAACTTTTTGGTCCATATGTATACACTCGTGAGTATGATAAGATATACTATGCTATATGCTCTTACAATAATAATACATTTTCTTGAAGTAAAGCCATTTTTCCAGTTGATAACACAGCCCATTAGTAATATATTTAACAAACTTGTTATTGAATCATTGAATATATGGTTCGAAATTGCCAAATCTGGGTTTGGGCTATAGCCTACGGTCGGGCCCATACGACCAGAGACCCAGCCAATTTTTGCAGCCAACCAAGATTACCTCCATTCCAAGAATATGAACTTTTGTGGTCAAACACACTACCTTTCAGTTTTCACAATATTTCTCAAATAATATCAGAAACTACATAAATCGAAATGAGAAGTTTAAATGATGCTGAGAAGTCAAAAATTCAAGTTTTCACATTCTTGCATGAATTAATATACAAATGTCAAATgaagttaaaaaaaaaatccaTAAATATGAATTTTGTTATCGCCAAGTGTTTAAATATTAGACTTTTAAAAGCCAAAGTCTACATTTTACATTTtaaggtgcgtttgataaaaccaaATGATAAAGCGTTGAATAGTTATTCAAATGTCCTGATTGAACTTCGTTCTGAACGACAATaaaataagttgtttgataatcatGAATGATATTAAATCAATTCGGAAACCTTTGTAAATGATATGAAAGCGTTAGAGATGAGAGGGAATCGTAATATACCAGAACACCCGAACCTTCACCCATAACAAAACCATCACGGTTTTGATCCCACGGTCTAGACGCCCTATGCGGCTCATCGTTTCTTTGAGAAAGGGCCCTACAAGCAATGAACCCACCAACCCCGGCTGCATTGATAGCAGCTTCGGTTCCACCAGCTACCATAATATCAGCATCTCCTCTTCTAATGTGATTTGCAGCTGCAAAGAAGCAATAATTGGCAGTTGCACAAGCAGTTGAAATCGAATAATTCGGGCCCATTAAGCCCGTATCTATAGCCAATAATGCTGATCCCATGTTGGTGATCGAGTACGGAATGAAAAACGGTGTGATTTTCTTGAATCCTTTTTGAATAAGTGCTTCGACTCCGTTGTGAAAAGCTGTTAGGCCTCCCATACCTGATCCTACTAGTACTCCTATCCGCGTTTTATCCATCTATTATGAGCAAACAATTTTGTATAGAAATAAGACACTACATGTGATAAATGAATATGTCTTGTGGGTTAAACAAATCAAATTAAAAAGTTagctaaacaaaaaaaaaaagttagcTACATAACAAAAAACGAGTCAAATGGGTTAAAAGTTGCTCGGGACATCTTTCATGCCCAAAACCTGCtaaatcattaaaaaaaaaaatttgaaaagcaAAACCTGCTAAATCATTTTACTTAAAAAAATGGTTGATACTGAAATACTACAGTTTTCTTAGTTACAATATTGTATAGAACATCTAGACCCAATGCGGCCCGTTTTGACATGTTAAAAAAAGGTTGACACCTTTGAAATACTACATTTTTCTAAGTTAAATCTTTAAAATACTACATTTTTCTAGGTTAAACCTCATAAATTGTTCATTCATTCTAAAAAAATATCTTGTTAGTGAAATACTACATTTTTTTAAGTTAAATATGATCTAATTATGTCAATAAAATCTAGACCCATTGCAGCCCATTTTGACATGTATGAAAAGTTGACACCTTTGACCCAAACCCATTTTGACTTAGTATGGGTAAgggtttttttaaatttttttctaattattatttacttTTTACCCTTTTTTATTTGTAGATTTGGTTAAAAAAACTCACTGTTTCAAGAGCTTGTTGGCCAAGATTAGCATCTTCAAGGGCCTTTTTACCAGCAACTAAACAATACCTCCAACAATCATCAAGACGACGATCATTCTTACCATCAATGTATCCAACTGAAGTAAAATTACGAATCTGACCCGCAAAATGAACAGTGAAACTGGAGGCATCAAATCTGTCTATAAGTGTGATCCCGCTCTGACCCTCTAAAAGTTTGTCATAAAAGGTGTCTACATCGTTACCAAAAACTGACACAACGCCCATTCCTGTTATCACAATCCTCTTCTTTGGGTCCATTTCTCGTTTGGGAGCCGAAACACTTGCTGACATGGCCTTGATTGTTCTAGATTTTGAGGCTGCAAGTAGCCAACTTAGCCATCAATGTATGTCTTTGTTTTTTGACTTAATTTTGGTTATCTAATCAATAATGTTGACTATTGGAAAAACCAGTTATATATACTTTTTTCGTAATATAAAGTTATAGTTTCAAGTTACAAACGCAACAAAATTAGCAAATCTTTGTTAATTTTTTTGACTAATCATATTTTCTTGACTAATATCACATACAAAAAAAATACCTAAGAAAACATGAACAACATCCATTTTTCACCTACTCATACAAACTACCCTACAACAAGGTTTGCATTTTGACAATATCAATTTGAATTTTACAAATCGCTTACGTTCATAAACACATAAACTTCTAATAATATTAAACCATCACTTGATTCAACAACATAATATGTAACTATAACTCTTCCATAATTCACAGCAATATAAGCTAATATTAAATCTCCACCTTTAACCATCCTAATATAAGCTTAGTGATTGGAGTCCTCATATTCTTAGGGTTCACACCTAACTAGCATCAAGGTAGCCATAGAAAAAGAGTCATAAACGGTCACATATAACCTCGTTAAGTTGCGCACATCTGGTTAAAAAATATTCTTATCCGGGTTGCTTAAACGGGACCCGTTTATAAAATTACCAcctttataaatatatatagagagacAAATACCATATAGAATGAAGCAGAATACCAAAGGTACCTCTGACcttgaggtcatgggttcaagtccTAGTGAAgacattatgtatatatattcgtgTAAAAAAAATCTTATCTCTTTGTTtataattatcactaataataatacgtTTTCcttaaaaaaaagaagaatgaagcaggATGAAACCTGAAGTAGAAGCAGAGGAAGAATGGCTGAACTTAGAAGCAAACTGGTTTGATTCAATGGCTCTAAGCCCATTAAACTGTAACAATGAACCACCACCAACACCATTGTTTATTGATTCTTTTCTTTTTAAAATATAACCAGAAGAACAAGTGGTAGCAGCAGCAATACTTGCCATTATTCTTATTTATTACTTTACTATTCCTAATATAatatatagaaaatatatatataagtgtgttgTATGAAtgatatgatgaatgatgataattcTGGTTGATAGATATAGATGTAGAGACAGAAGACAGATGAAGAAAGAAACATTGGGTTTTCAGTTAAACAACAAAGTGTAAAGTTATGTAAACTCCGCCCAACACATAACTGTTTCATCAAATTCGTGAGTCATGGACGGATAGGACGATACGATACGTCTGGCTTCTTTATTTCATACTAACTAATTTTTCtttaacttaataattaataatcaaataATAATTAACTTATTCTTTTAATTCTTAAGACTTATTATTATATAGCTTTTATAAGTTGGCATATTATTTTAACAAGAGGATCATGAGTTCAAATCCATGCAAGCAATTAAAAACCCCATCTTGACCACGGAGGTTCACCCGCTATAACTCCGGGCTGCCCGCAAAGCGGGTAGTCGCCCTGAGATATAGTCGACTCGCATAGCGAGGAGGAAACCCAggctaatcaaaaaaaaaaaaaaaaaaaaaaaaaaagttggcaTATTATTTTTGTTTCAAATCTTGTAAAGCTAGTATAACAACCCACTGGCTTGGCCCAGCCCATTAATGCAACAATAGGTAGGGACGAAGATCCAAATCCTTAATTTTTATTAGCCGTTCTAATGTAGGTTTGTGACTCGAAGCTTGCTAGGGTCAATTTGTAAACTTGAACAAAATCAACAAACAAGATATAACTTTAATCAGCAGAATAGAACTCCTTCAATAAGAAGATGTTGGTCTTCAATAAGAAGATGTTGGTAATGTTAGTGTCATCGATCATTTTATGTGATTGTGATTTACTTAAGACAAGTCACAAGTGGGTTTCGAGTTAACCTAAAATACGAGTTAGATTAGTACGTAATGCACGCAAGTATAAGCTAACTTGATTAATTCAATTGAAAGGTTATGTTTATTAGTGTGTAGTGTCTTTTTTGGCCAGAAGATACAACTTTCTGTGAAATagtgtagttatttatttatttatttttaaagacAAGTTGTCGGTATCACCTAGAGGAGACCTAACCACTTTCATAATCATTTGTCACACACGCACGCGTTATCAGGTGGAATCTCAAACAGTATTAtagggatccgaaccttaaaccatcccgagggcaaCCGGGTCGGACCTGAATCCTGAATATGGGTCGGTATTCGGTAAAACCTCTCTTTGGGCAATACGGCTTAAAAAAAATTAATCCACGGATATTTTTAAGGGAAGTGACTTGAACTTCAGACCTCTCCACCCCTCTCAATACACAACAAGTGTAATGTGGTGAAATAATGAACCACTAGGGTGTGTTCAAAATAGTGTAATTAATGAAATAATGTAACTTTTCATTAAATGGTGTAATTTTCTAAGAAACCTTTTCATAAAAAATTATGACCATTTATGAACACATATTCACCAAAAATGTGTAACTTTTCATTCTCTATATACAAGAGTTCTTGTTTCACATATTAATTGATGGAAAAATGAACATTACATATAGATAATATTCTTTGTTCTTGACTTTCAATTTTAATTGCATGCATTGGAGTTGTGCATTTTTCTTATTCcgaataaagatttcgtgtaaccaTAAGGCAATGCATAGAGTCAAAAACTGTTAATTATGATAATTGAAGGCTGTAAATTTGATTTGTATTGATCAGTTTCATAAGAGCTTGAATTGATACAAATTGTATTGATATTTACTGATCAATCCTTGATTAAagatacttaattaaggattgagtgcaatgagattaagatggtggaatgagatgtttgatgattgttttgggccctgatgatcgtctttcactttttcaatcaagtgatcaaccaccccgatccggtcttgattgttaattagcatgattcaccttaactcaatgtaaaagttccttgggcaaagtcacaagtgaaaattacaaaggcttgggcaaatgaaagagaatcaacaacctataaatgagaggccaagctccctatttatagtattcagaaTATTTGCGGTGTGCGGATTTAACTACTGTCCGCAGTAACTTAGCGAAAAAGatccgcagtcttttattaatgcGCAAACTGATCCTCAAACTTAACTTTCAGCGGATCTTCCAAATCTTTTAAGCACACTTCGCGTAACTCCTGTTATTAGTCTTTAGcgcttaaaatatacatatacaatgctatgtatatgatcaagtccccccagtttattatgatacattttgcatTAAAAATGTAGCATGATAAACTCAAAAAATAAAATTCGCATTGAATCGTTTCGCTATGCCTTTGTTACCGTTAGGTTAAACAAAGTAACCGTTTCTATCCGTTGGCGTGAAATATTACCGTTAAATCAACATGATTGATACTTAATCATAATCGATTAACATTCGCAATCCTCCTATATATATATCGGTATCAGTAATCACAAAATCCTTACCCGTAACTCAAAACACTTGCAAATAATCAAATTCTCGACCAATCTTCACAACCCTTACATTACGCACAACTCCTTTATCATCAAAATGAGAATCGACGAAGTTGATAGCAAAGTAAACCCAAAAACCTTAATTACGAAGCTATTAACAAGTCCGGAGTCAAAATCGACAGCATCGTCTGGGAAGGAGAAGCAGTCGATTCCAGTTGTTGATTTAACAACGAAATCTCCACTCACCAAACCAGGCTCCGCCAAGCGACCATATGAGACACCTCCGTCGTCACAGAGCAAAAAATTAAAACAACGCGAAACTACTCTCTTTGAGAATCCGGTGACATCTGACTATGAGTCTGAGCAACAGATAGGTAAGCCAGAAACATTGCCCCCTTATTATAGCGTTTGCACTTATTACGTTTCCTTGCTAATTCGTAAAATCATTTTTATCGCAGGTGAGTCAACCAGTGATCCAATCTTCCCAAGTCCTAGCACCGTCGACCAAATTACTGAGCTATTCCGCACTCCACCCGACTCCTATGGGGTGAGAATTGACGGATTGTCTGGGTATACCTGCACTTCCTCTTCTGCGGCGTTAGACCAATGCCATCAAATGAAGCTGGCGATTCCTGACGAGCTTCGCCATGAATTCGCGAAGCTTCCTGCACCAGAAGCACACAACTGTTTCGTGCAGAACTTCTACATGTCATTTAACTCCGCCTATGACATGATGTGCCGCCAAGAGCAGTTTTTCAATGTTATTGAGGCTGAGAAGGCCAAGTATTATACTGAAAAGGCCAAAGTTGCAGACATCGAAAAGCATTGTTCTGATCTTTCTGCAGAAGTCATCGCAGCAAAAGCTGCTACTGAAGACTTAAAGCAGCAACTTTCTGCCGCGGTGGTTAAGGAAAACAGCTTTCAAGCAACCGTTAAAACTTTAATGGAGAATGTTGCCAAGCTGACTGCAGAATGGGACAACGCTCTAGCCGCTATATCCTCCGCAGAGCTGGAGTTTACAAAGCTCCGCCAACATTTGCCCGAGTTATCAAGAGAAATACTCAATTATCTTCCTGTTTCCACAAAATTCTCCACATATGCTGTTGCACTACAATTGCGCGAGAGGGTGGAATTCATGGACCACGTTGCCATCCACTGCCACGTACCAGATCCGCTACCATCTGAGATAACGGACTGCTTATGTTCTGTAACAGACGCTTAATCAGCGTTTGCTGCTGCAAGGGAGAACATAGCTGAAATTCCCATTCCTAAAATAACAACGATAAGCGAGCGAGAGGATgccactgcagatgacatcatcaagcaTGACTTATCTACAGAATGACAATGTATTATGTAATATCAGCGCACAGCTATCTCTgcgtttttattaataaaatttccgTTGTTTATATATGTTGCAAGTACttatatttatatagcgctttattactaatattcataacatagacttgtcctttgcaatttccaacttttattatcatgcacataataagtatgtacttttgcgaaacaatctgcatttgtatatatttatacgttatgaatcttccaaATTCgccaaaacgatccttaggcaattaattagCATCGCGAAGCATCCGAGCAtggcaaaatcaaatacttagAAAATTAACATCCTTTCGCGATAAGTAGTTTCTGTGTAAGTGGGCAATGTCATCACTACGCGACTTAGCCTTCGCGAAACATACCAGTATACTGAAACCAAATGTTATAGAAAATTTCATGAACTGTAAATATGCCGCAAAGTTTTATTAATTTTATCAGTATAAGCAATCTTTTTGCATGTTTATTCAATATATTTTTACAAGTGTGATCAAGACATGCAAAAATAAAAACCCTTAGAAAAATAACAACCACACTCTTTTATTTCATCTGGCATTTTGAATACAAATACGCATTGCTTAACACATTATCCTTAAAAATTTATGCATAATATCGCTTCAACAAAGCAGCATGCCATGCATTAGGGAGATATCGCCCTTCTATGTCTGCGAGCTTATATGATCCTGCCGCATTAATAGCAACAACTTGATAAGGACCCTCCCAgttagtgtgacgccccgtacaaaaccatcttgtacggatcatcaacaacaggtccattacacggtataatactatatgctgttttaaaacaagttttgcattcatgaaaaggtaacatttttaccaacgtcaaatgttttacaaaagataacgtgcttctacgaatagaaagcattaacataagtacgtgacacaaaggtcattacaatgccattattcaaaaataacataagttgttaatggaaaataaaagttccatgcttgagacatctctaaacaatgcagcggaagtctaacaaagcgagtctgtaacagcaagtctataacaccaagactataacagcaagtctaacagcggaagcaacaacgtctaagaacctgagaaatacatgctttaaaatgtcaacacgaatgttggtgagctatagtttggttGTAATCAGCaatataatgtagaccacgagatttcgtattcaaaacagtatgaaaagtatatgcttgtccgtgggcacccggtaactaacttaacgtaaaataaatatcaccccctaaaagtacacttggcgagtgcgtatgttctcgaagtattaaacacccattaaatgctagcgcgactagcccgagtggggatgtcaaaccctattgatccatatctaatattcacgttcacctgttcaaaaaccaatgattaaacgttaccgtgctaaggggaatctttgtatcgttatatcacccacacatatataaagtttaagtactcgtgtctagtatgtaaaacataaaaagcgcatgtattctcagtcccaaaaatagttaaagtaaaaagggatctataactcacagtgaatgtgcggtaaaagacgatatgaaaagtatgcaagtagtaagtcggttcgaaaggtcctcaacctaagtcaaaggttactaagtcagtaaattgtccccaaaagtttaaaagtaaataatttaagtcttaattatcatcatcatcatcatcatcatcatcattcgtaaaagataaagtaagttttcaacaagaatagagatcgaaacaaagggctgacttcggacagctgttacgacctctatacaaactgaaaagatgcttggtcagtggccaaggatccgtatgtgagtcctcgtaccgctgtccaattttcagatcttaactcgatgtcgtttgaccgtgacgacggttcaagcgcaagtaggtcagaattttcagcacgtcgttacaaatgcgtagtgattttcggaaggctataaatcctaaaccgtatatcggatttaggcgagtcttaaatgaaaagtcatctactcgaaaagaaatatctgaaaataaactttccagaagtCTCAGGTGTCTgaccagaccccgaaaaacagtaaacaagtgctccggtgggtttcttggtgcttgatgctcatcacggttctcatccttgatgcatgtaagcTTCAAgtttacaactctttgatgttttagaatcactttgaccaagtttcaaccataaaaACATCAACCATAAAAACATCATGTCAAGACTAAGGagtaatacaactcacttaagagtcttagaaggatgatgaaccaaggttacatcatgttcttagtcttaacacaaatacaagttctattcaagattaaagctacaaactttgattcaatcaaacaagcaagacataaatttgatcaatcaaagtaatggaaccctaatctagaaagcttggatcccttaacaaataattatgagattttaAAGCTAgatagcttgaatcttttatgttcttgaagatctttaaagcaagaagctagatcttcaagtttcatgaagatcataaacacaaattTTGATGTTTTagaaaaaacaaagtgatcttaagctataaagcttagatccatcaaagtaatgaagatccaaagctagaaagcttgaatcttttatgttcttgaagatctttaaagaaaaaggttagatcttcaagtttcatgaagatcataaatacaagttttgatcttttaacaaaaataaagagatcataagctataaaacttagatccaacaaagtaatgaagatctaaagctagaaagcttgaatctttcatattCTTGAAGGATTGAAAtcaatgtttgaatctacaagatataacaagatcaaaaagctaaagagcttgatctttagatgatgatgatgtcgtgtttatgaagagaaaaagaagaagaagaaaacttaaaaacttacaattttagtgtgagaaagactagagagaaaattagagagcaagtgtgtgtaaaatgggtgaaataggcttgatatttatagtggtggttaGTTGGTATGCCGACGGCCTAAGGGGGATAAAGGGAGGACaaactttgctttttgcatggtggtggtctaaaggtggtgcttattgttgggatctcatgcaatatttgtagtaatggttaacaaaaatgctagtatgttggctcatcttaatgggtttttgtcctacttcttaatgggtcataaatccattaaagttgggctaattcaatggttcattagctagagtagggtgggcttaagtccattaagataaaaagtccaataagactaactagtgtgcattagtaaattactaagcgtaattaagcaaccaataagccaagtaattgttattagaaaataacaattagttttacgtagccataatattccaattatgacaaaagtttaacatgtacaaagtacataggtcgttcaaaacgataagtgacactaacggtcgtaaaagcatgatcaagttaagtaattaaacacttaatagcatgttgtaatatattaatgaaagtaattaatcatgaataaagatcccagagcataaactagctcagtacacacatatacgcagattcgtgaaagtatagagcacaaaaatataagttgaaaatgtcgggtcgttacattacccacccgttaaagaaaatttagtctcgaaattttgaggagtgactaatAACGGTACCTAATTTGAAGAAGAAGGGGCGTATCAAAATTCCGAGAGACTCGTGgactcagaagtgagctatttaccttgagaggtacttgggcgtataaaagtaagaataggaatatgccattaattaagtctcttgaccttaagatcaacaaattgttttcgtttcttgttaacatgagtatgtcatctgaatatatatccacaaaaggaaagatgatgtttttagccttacatgcatcttcagtaagctggatgcatgaaatgcatcatgaatgttaccaaactcatctaaaacattgaacgcttatgtcgcaatacaaagctgacagatagaatggaaaacatggtgatcacaaccatgcgatttgatgtctggatagtgttagccacagattttactaaccccttaatttcggaatGAGAccgtaggcataaagaacccgatatttaagaaacgtttcatttaaataaatgaattgaaattttagctgaga
This genomic window from Rutidosis leptorrhynchoides isolate AG116_Rl617_1_P2 chromosome 2, CSIRO_AGI_Rlap_v1, whole genome shotgun sequence contains:
- the LOC139891579 gene encoding 3-oxoacyl-[acyl-carrier-protein] synthase I, chloroplastic-like isoform X1 — encoded protein: MASIAAATTCSSGYILKRKESINNGVGGGSLLQFNGLRAIESNQFASKFSHSSSASTSASKSRTIKAMSASVSAPKREMDPKKRIVITGMGVVSVFGNDVDTFYDKLLEGQSGITLIDRFDASSFTVHFAGQIRNFTSVGYIDGKNDRRLDDCWRYCLVAGKKALEDANLGQQALETMDKTRIGVLVGSGMGGLTAFHNGVEALIQKGFKKITPFFIPYSITNMGSALLAIDTGLMGPNYSISTACATANYCFFAAANHIRRGDADIMVAGGTEAAINAAGVGGFIACRALSQRNDEPHRASRPWDQNRDGFVMGEGSGVLVMESLEHAQNRGANIIAEYLGGGVTCDAHHMTDPRKDGLGVSSCITKCLEDSGISPEEVNYVNCHATSTLAGDLAEVNAIKKVFKDTSGIKMNGTKSMIGHGLGAAGGLEAIACIKAINTGWLHPTINQDNLEPQVDIDTVPNVKKKHEVNVAISNSFGFGGHNSVVAFAPFKP
- the LOC139891579 gene encoding 3-oxoacyl-[acyl-carrier-protein] synthase I, chloroplastic-like isoform X2, which codes for MASIAAATTCSSGYILKRKESINNGVGGGSLLQFNGLRAIESNQTIKAMSASVSAPKREMDPKKRIVITGMGVVSVFGNDVDTFYDKLLEGQSGITLIDRFDASSFTVHFAGQIRNFTSVGYIDGKNDRRLDDCWRYCLVAGKKALEDANLGQQALETMDKTRIGVLVGSGMGGLTAFHNGVEALIQKGFKKITPFFIPYSITNMGSALLAIDTGLMGPNYSISTACATANYCFFAAANHIRRGDADIMVAGGTEAAINAAGVGGFIACRALSQRNDEPHRASRPWDQNRDGFVMGEGSGVLVMESLEHAQNRGANIIAEYLGGGVTCDAHHMTDPRKDGLGVSSCITKCLEDSGISPEEVNYVNCHATSTLAGDLAEVNAIKKVFKDTSGIKMNGTKSMIGHGLGAAGGLEAIACIKAINTGWLHPTINQDNLEPQVDIDTVPNVKKKHEVNVAISNSFGFGGHNSVVAFAPFKP